In Hymenobacter sublimis, a single genomic region encodes these proteins:
- a CDS encoding porin family protein, translated as MKKFAALTLALASAGSIAHAQDAGGFRIGVKAGATYSNISGDNVGQITGPNYSTDLADYKLGYNAGVSLTIPLSSDGFFSFSPELLYNRKGYEIQTEQNSGFAAGSNITKIEVEQKRVLHYVDVPLLAKINAGGLFFELGPQVSYLFGSKNKQQTTTKYSNNQKDKVDANSGFQDYTGISRDEAYKSDLSQFDISGVAGLGYMTDGGLSIGLRYARGFNSLIDTKDQDNEPKAFNNAYTLQVGYLIPTK; from the coding sequence ATGAAAAAATTTGCAGCTCTTACGTTGGCTTTGGCCTCAGCTGGTTCAATTGCTCACGCTCAGGATGCCGGTGGCTTCCGCATTGGCGTGAAAGCTGGTGCCACTTACTCCAACATTTCCGGCGACAATGTTGGGCAGATTACCGGCCCCAACTACAGCACTGACCTAGCCGACTACAAGCTCGGCTACAACGCTGGGGTGTCCTTGACGATTCCATTGAGCAGCGACGGTTTCTTCTCTTTCTCGCCAGAATTGCTCTATAACCGGAAGGGCTACGAAATTCAGACGGAGCAGAATTCGGGCTTCGCCGCTGGCTCTAACATCACCAAAATTGAAGTAGAGCAGAAGCGGGTGCTGCATTACGTAGATGTGCCACTGCTAGCAAAAATCAACGCTGGAGGTCTGTTCTTTGAGCTGGGTCCGCAGGTGAGCTACCTGTTCGGATCGAAGAATAAGCAGCAGACCACCACCAAATATTCGAACAACCAGAAGGACAAAGTGGACGCTAACAGTGGCTTCCAGGACTACACCGGCATCAGCCGCGACGAAGCCTACAAATCTGACCTGTCGCAATTTGACATCAGCGGCGTAGCCGGCCTGGGCTACATGACCGATGGTGGTCTGAGCATCGGCCTGCGCTACGCCCGTGGCTTTAACTCCCTGATTGACACCAAGGACCAAGACAACGAGCCAAAAGCGTTCAACAATGCCTACACGCTGCAAGTTGGCTATCTGATTCCGACCAAGTAA
- a CDS encoding quinone-dependent dihydroorotate dehydrogenase translates to MYKALLKPLFFRLDAEEAHHLVFNNLKRVYRLPGAQAVLRGLYEHQHPSLEREVFGLSFRNPVGLAAGFDKNAELTDELAALGFGFVEIGTVTPRPQPGNPLPRLFRLPKDEALINRMGFNNSGAEAAAARLRRRRAPGLIIGGNIGKNKDTPNELAAQDYVACVEALHEVVDYFVVNVSSPNTPNLRQLQEREPLIALLQQVQERNQALPQPRPLLLKIAPDLTDSQLDDILLIARETELSGLVATNTTISRTGLTTPEAQVTAAGAGGLSGRPLRRRATEVIQYLSSRSRGQLPIIGVGGIHSAQDAQEKLAAGAALVQLYSGFIYEGPGLVKQINQALTRA, encoded by the coding sequence ATGTACAAAGCGCTGCTCAAACCGCTTTTCTTTCGACTTGATGCGGAAGAGGCTCACCATCTGGTTTTTAACAACTTGAAACGGGTGTACCGCCTGCCGGGGGCCCAGGCAGTGCTGCGCGGCCTTTATGAGCACCAGCACCCTAGCCTGGAGCGAGAGGTGTTTGGGCTGTCCTTCCGAAATCCAGTAGGCTTGGCGGCGGGCTTCGATAAAAACGCGGAGCTGACGGATGAATTGGCGGCATTGGGATTCGGGTTCGTGGAAATTGGGACGGTTACGCCCCGGCCCCAGCCGGGCAACCCGCTGCCACGCCTGTTCCGGCTGCCCAAAGATGAGGCCTTAATCAACCGTATGGGTTTTAACAACTCTGGGGCTGAGGCTGCTGCTGCCCGTCTGCGCCGGCGCCGGGCTCCCGGGCTGATTATTGGGGGCAACATTGGTAAAAACAAAGACACACCCAACGAGTTGGCCGCCCAGGACTACGTGGCCTGCGTGGAGGCCCTGCACGAGGTGGTTGACTATTTTGTGGTAAACGTTTCCTCGCCTAACACTCCCAACCTGCGCCAATTGCAAGAGCGGGAGCCCCTAATTGCCTTGCTGCAACAGGTACAGGAGCGCAACCAGGCCCTACCCCAGCCCCGCCCCCTGTTACTTAAAATTGCCCCGGACCTAACTGATTCTCAGCTCGACGACATCTTGCTGATTGCCCGCGAAACCGAGCTCAGCGGCCTAGTAGCTACCAACACCACCATTAGCCGCACCGGCCTGACGACTCCTGAGGCCCAGGTAACGGCCGCCGGAGCGGGTGGCCTCAGCGGACGCCCCCTGCGGCGGCGCGCTACGGAGGTTATTCAGTACCTGAGCAGCCGAAGCCGCGGGCAGCTGCCCATTATTGGGGTAGGCGGTATCCACTCGGCCCAAGATGCACAGGAAAAGCTGGCAGCCGGCGCAGCCCTGGTTCAGCTATACTCAGGGTTTATTTACGAAGGGCCGGGGCTGGTAAAGCAAATCAATCAAGCTCTTACTAGGGCCTAG
- a CDS encoding DUF2199 domain-containing protein, with the protein MSYVCACCGETHEYLPDIGFAKPENYFDVPPEQRDTRVQVTADTCIIDNQYFYIRGVIKIPLHDSESYFGIGAWISQKEENFWTYQQHPNTDEIGPYFGWLCSDIPEFGETLSLKTQARFQCGNLRPWIELEPTNHPLSVAQHEGISADKAWEIVHEYLPK; encoded by the coding sequence ATGAGCTATGTCTGCGCCTGTTGCGGTGAAACGCACGAGTACTTACCGGATATCGGTTTTGCCAAGCCGGAAAATTACTTTGATGTACCTCCAGAGCAAAGAGATACTAGAGTTCAAGTAACTGCTGATACCTGCATTATTGACAATCAGTACTTCTACATACGTGGTGTTATTAAAATACCGCTTCATGACAGCGAATCTTATTTTGGGATAGGTGCATGGATTAGCCAGAAGGAGGAGAATTTCTGGACTTACCAACAGCATCCCAATACCGATGAAATCGGCCCTTATTTTGGGTGGCTGTGTTCTGATATTCCCGAATTTGGGGAAACACTGTCTTTGAAAACACAAGCGCGATTCCAGTGCGGCAATCTGCGTCCTTGGATAGAGCTCGAACCCACGAACCATCCCTTATCAGTTGCGCAGCATGAAGGTATCAGTGCTGATAAAGCTTGGGAAATCGTGCATGAATATCTGCCCAAGTAG
- a CDS encoding porin family protein, with translation MRLFYGFFVTLFVLVNHHGTAQRIQLGLRGGGVITHGIGANATNSSPRFGGEGGALIRIKITQQLALQAEGLYAQRGDKSTSYGPSIMHRLNYLSLPVLAQYHYGDIFFEAGPSFSQLYAATPTIAQSTNSSGTVFRSRELGFIVGIGYQDSTGLMLGWRYNGGLNNVYRRVDLAGSSQVQLRNSAIEFYLGYLFEPKEAAHLAVGSAKLAFVTTPVLLFKGSKFLFYTAPGKLVRGIGKKRRQATTDVVSPPNEAKPK, from the coding sequence ATGCGGCTTTTTTACGGATTTTTTGTTACTCTATTCGTATTGGTAAACCATCATGGCACAGCGCAACGCATACAGTTAGGCCTCAGAGGCGGCGGGGTAATCACCCATGGCATAGGGGCCAATGCTACTAACAGTTCCCCTCGGTTTGGAGGTGAAGGTGGGGCCCTGATTCGGATAAAAATTACGCAGCAACTGGCCCTGCAGGCCGAGGGGCTCTACGCACAACGTGGTGACAAGAGCACAAGCTATGGCCCCTCCATCATGCACCGCCTGAACTACCTTTCGCTTCCCGTACTGGCTCAGTACCACTACGGTGATATTTTCTTCGAGGCTGGGCCTTCTTTTAGCCAACTGTACGCTGCTACCCCTACTATAGCACAGTCTACAAACAGCAGTGGCACCGTCTTTCGCTCTCGCGAATTGGGGTTTATAGTGGGTATCGGCTACCAGGATAGCACCGGCTTGATGCTGGGCTGGCGCTATAACGGCGGACTAAATAATGTGTACCGACGGGTGGACTTAGCAGGCAGCAGCCAAGTACAGTTGCGCAATAGCGCTATAGAGTTTTATTTGGGGTATTTGTTCGAGCCTAAAGAGGCTGCCCACCTTGCTGTGGGTAGCGCCAAGCTGGCCTTTGTTACTACTCCTGTCCTTCTGTTTAAAGGCAGCAAATTTCTGTTCTACACAGCTCCGGGAAAGCTCGTTCGAGGCATAGGAAAAAAGCGTAGGCAAGCTACTACCGACGTGGTTTCTCCGCCCAATGAAGCCAAACCAAAGTAA
- the lpcA gene encoding D-sedoheptulose 7-phosphate isomerase encodes MSSLSDLIRAELTEAQSVLERFLQDSANLGAIEQAARLMAGSLNQGGKILTCGNGGSLCDAQHFAEELTGRYRQNRRALAAIALTEASHMSCVANDFGYDHVFSRFVEALGRPGDVLLAISTSGNSPNVLLAAQAARAAGMQVVSLTGKDGGQLAAISDVEIRAPHSGYADRIQEIHIKAIHILIMLIEQLVK; translated from the coding sequence GTGTCTTCCCTTTCTGATCTTATTCGGGCCGAGCTAACGGAGGCCCAATCGGTTCTCGAACGTTTTCTGCAAGATTCTGCCAACCTCGGAGCCATAGAACAAGCGGCCCGCCTAATGGCTGGCTCTTTAAATCAGGGCGGTAAAATCCTGACCTGCGGCAACGGTGGTTCCCTCTGCGACGCCCAGCATTTTGCCGAGGAGCTAACGGGCCGCTACCGCCAAAACCGCCGCGCCCTGGCTGCCATTGCCCTCACCGAGGCTTCGCACATGAGTTGCGTAGCCAACGATTTCGGCTACGACCATGTGTTCAGCCGCTTCGTGGAGGCGCTGGGCCGCCCCGGCGACGTGCTGCTGGCTATTAGCACCAGCGGCAACTCCCCCAACGTATTGCTAGCTGCCCAGGCTGCCCGCGCGGCTGGCATGCAGGTAGTCAGCCTGACGGGCAAGGATGGCGGCCAGTTAGCTGCCATCAGCGACGTAGAAATTCGGGCCCCGCACAGCGGCTACGCCGACCGGATCCAGGAAATTCACATCAAGGCTATTCACATCCTGATTATGCTCATTGAGCAGCTGGTGAAGTAG
- a CDS encoding dipeptidase produces MASYLEQNQERFLNELIDWLRIPSVSADPKFHGDVLRAAEYLKARFEEVGLENVELCPTAGNPIVYGEKIIDPTLPTVLVYGHYDVQPADPYELWTSGPFEPVIKDGKIYARGACDDKGQVYMHVKALELMNQEGGVPCNVKVMIEGEEEIGSNNLGIFVRNNKEKLKADVILISDTGMLSNEQPSIEVGLRGLSYHEVEVTGPNRDLHSGLYGGAVANPINVLCKMIASLHDENNHITIPAFYDNVAVLSEQERAELNRVPHSDDEFKQSIGLPATYGEAGYTTVERIGIRPTLDVNGIWGGYTGEGAKTVIASKAYAKISMRLVPNQTSDEITQIFQQHFESIAPAGVTVVVKPHHGGEPVVTPTDSVAYKAAADAMETTFGKRPIPTRGGGSIPIVAMFKSELGLDTVLLGFGLDSDAIHSPNEHYGVFNFLKGIETIPHFYRNYAAATK; encoded by the coding sequence ATGGCTTCCTACCTCGAGCAGAACCAAGAGCGTTTCCTGAATGAGCTGATTGACTGGCTCCGCATTCCTTCCGTATCAGCTGACCCCAAGTTTCACGGCGACGTGCTGCGCGCCGCCGAGTACCTGAAAGCCCGCTTCGAGGAAGTCGGATTGGAGAACGTGGAGCTGTGCCCCACGGCTGGTAACCCTATTGTCTACGGCGAGAAAATCATCGACCCGACGCTGCCTACCGTGCTCGTGTACGGCCACTACGATGTACAGCCCGCCGACCCGTATGAGCTGTGGACTTCCGGGCCGTTTGAGCCCGTTATCAAAGACGGTAAGATTTACGCCCGCGGTGCCTGCGACGACAAAGGCCAGGTGTACATGCACGTGAAAGCCCTGGAACTGATGAACCAGGAGGGCGGCGTACCCTGCAACGTGAAGGTGATGATTGAGGGCGAAGAGGAAATTGGGTCCAACAACTTGGGCATCTTCGTGCGCAACAACAAGGAGAAGCTCAAGGCCGATGTCATCCTGATTTCTGATACCGGCATGCTCAGCAACGAGCAGCCCAGCATTGAGGTAGGCCTGCGCGGCCTGAGTTACCACGAAGTGGAAGTAACCGGCCCCAACCGCGACCTGCACTCCGGCCTCTACGGTGGCGCGGTGGCCAACCCCATCAACGTGCTCTGCAAGATGATTGCCTCCCTGCACGATGAAAATAACCACATTACTATCCCAGCTTTCTACGACAACGTAGCCGTACTCAGCGAGCAGGAGCGCGCCGAACTAAACCGGGTGCCGCACTCTGATGACGAGTTCAAGCAAAGCATCGGCCTGCCCGCCACCTATGGCGAAGCCGGTTATACCACCGTGGAGCGCATTGGCATCCGGCCGACGCTAGACGTGAACGGCATTTGGGGCGGCTACACCGGCGAGGGCGCCAAAACGGTTATTGCCTCCAAGGCCTACGCTAAAATCTCCATGCGCCTGGTGCCAAACCAGACCTCCGACGAAATCACGCAGATCTTCCAGCAGCACTTCGAAAGCATTGCGCCGGCCGGCGTAACGGTAGTAGTAAAGCCCCACCACGGCGGCGAGCCGGTAGTAACGCCCACCGACTCAGTAGCCTACAAAGCCGCCGCCGATGCCATGGAAACTACCTTCGGCAAGCGCCCCATTCCTACCCGCGGTGGCGGCTCTATCCCCATTGTGGCCATGTTCAAATCGGAACTAGGGCTAGATACGGTGCTACTCGGTTTCGGCCTCGACTCCGACGCCATCCACTCGCCCAATGAACATTACGGCGTGTTTAACTTCCTGAAGGGCATCGAAACCATTCCGCATTTCTACCGCAACTACGCCGCAGCTACCAAGTAA
- a CDS encoding YifB family Mg chelatase-like AAA ATPase — MLTKTFGSAVQGVNAYTITIEVVVSQGTGFFVVGLPDNAIKESQQRVEAALKFRGYRMPRTKVVVNMAPADIRKEGSSYDLPIALGILHASQQLTTERLSEYIIMGELALDGELRPVRGVLPIAIQARKEGFKGFILPRGNAQEAAIVNNLDIIPVDTMQEAVDFLEGRQPITPVVIDTRDVFQQMANQYTADFADVQGQENIKRALEIAAAGGHNVIMIGPPGAGKTMLAKRLPSILPILNMQEALETTKIHSVAGKLGADASLLNTRPFRAPHHTISDVALVGGGGNPQPGEISLAHNGVLFLDELPEFKRTVLEVMRQPLEERRVTISRAKISIDFPANFMLIASMNPCPCGYYNHPEKECVCGPGVVQRYLNKVSGPLLDRIDLHVEVTPVTFDQMTETRRSEDSRAIQERVEQARQRQAGRFREFPEIHSNAMMPSQMVKDICRIDQAGLTLLKTAMERLGLSARAYDRILKVARTIADLAGTEEIQIQHLAEAIQYRSLDREGWAG, encoded by the coding sequence ATGCTCACCAAAACCTTCGGCTCGGCCGTGCAAGGGGTTAATGCATATACTATTACTATTGAAGTAGTTGTATCACAAGGCACGGGCTTTTTCGTGGTAGGCCTACCTGATAACGCCATCAAGGAAAGTCAGCAGCGGGTAGAAGCAGCCCTGAAGTTCCGAGGCTACCGGATGCCGCGCACGAAGGTGGTCGTAAATATGGCCCCCGCCGATATTCGCAAGGAAGGTTCCTCCTACGACTTGCCCATTGCTCTGGGCATTCTGCATGCCTCCCAGCAACTGACCACCGAACGGTTAAGCGAGTACATCATTATGGGTGAGTTGGCCCTGGATGGGGAGCTGCGGCCGGTGCGGGGTGTGTTGCCTATTGCCATTCAGGCCCGCAAGGAAGGCTTTAAGGGCTTTATCCTGCCCCGCGGCAACGCCCAGGAGGCAGCTATTGTCAACAACCTGGACATCATTCCGGTAGACACTATGCAGGAAGCCGTTGACTTTCTGGAAGGTCGCCAACCTATTACGCCCGTTGTGATTGACACCCGGGACGTATTTCAGCAGATGGCCAACCAGTACACCGCCGATTTTGCCGATGTGCAGGGCCAAGAAAATATCAAGCGTGCCCTGGAAATTGCGGCGGCTGGGGGCCACAACGTCATTATGATTGGTCCGCCCGGCGCGGGTAAGACGATGCTGGCCAAGCGCCTGCCTAGCATTTTGCCTATTCTGAACATGCAGGAGGCGCTGGAAACCACGAAAATTCATTCGGTGGCGGGTAAGCTGGGGGCCGATGCATCTTTGCTCAACACCCGGCCGTTCCGTGCGCCTCACCACACCATCTCCGACGTGGCCTTGGTAGGCGGCGGGGGCAACCCACAGCCCGGAGAAATTTCACTGGCCCACAACGGGGTACTATTTTTGGATGAGCTGCCGGAGTTTAAGCGCACGGTGCTGGAAGTGATGCGTCAGCCCCTAGAGGAGCGCCGCGTGACTATTTCCAGGGCTAAAATCAGCATTGATTTCCCGGCCAACTTCATGCTCATCGCCAGCATGAACCCCTGCCCTTGCGGCTACTACAACCACCCTGAAAAGGAGTGCGTGTGCGGCCCCGGCGTAGTGCAGCGTTACCTCAACAAAGTCAGCGGACCGCTGCTGGACCGCATTGATCTGCACGTAGAAGTCACGCCCGTAACCTTCGACCAGATGACGGAAACACGGCGTTCGGAGGATAGCCGCGCCATTCAGGAACGGGTAGAGCAGGCCCGGCAGCGGCAGGCTGGGCGCTTCCGGGAGTTTCCCGAAATTCACTCAAACGCCATGATGCCTTCCCAGATGGTTAAAGACATCTGCCGCATCGACCAAGCCGGCCTAACCCTACTCAAAACAGCCATGGAGCGCCTCGGCCTCTCGGCCCGGGCCTACGACCGAATCCTGAAGGTAGCTCGCACCATTGCTGATTTGGCTGGCACTGAAGAAATCCAGATTCAACACCTAGCCGAAGCCATTCAGTACCGCAGCCTCGACCGGGAAGGCTGGGCGGGGTAA
- a CDS encoding acyloxyacyl hydrolase: MMIRFGVLLVGALAGSGLTNTQAQTTPELITQSRPPLVIGAYAQGSFIMAHTPAVKHLAVSHPTGVEMNLQRQTHGGEPWHAWYRYPKVGVALVYYDYRNPRLGQSYAASVYINKAFWQTRRQELSFRIGTGIGYFSKRFDQATNHKNTIISSRLNATLQTRLEYDVALSEQVGLLLGVGLNHYSNGATTKPNFGINLPTVVLGLNYHQQRPLRPLATPPAPAPTNIGRNFLNLSASLGWKQRNEADSQNYLVNSVTLAVGRRVNRKSNLTAGLEGFYDRSLRAQLRDTARTSVRLPDVKKAGVYVGHELLFGRLAFVSHLGFYVYNPYKSNNFYYERLGLKYHFTERVFGNVDLKVHRGAADVIEWRLGIKL; this comes from the coding sequence ATGATGATTCGATTTGGGGTGCTATTAGTAGGGGCACTGGCAGGAAGTGGACTAACGAACACCCAGGCGCAAACGACCCCGGAACTCATTACCCAGAGTCGGCCCCCGCTGGTGATAGGAGCCTACGCTCAAGGCAGCTTTATCATGGCCCACACGCCGGCCGTCAAGCACTTAGCTGTGTCGCACCCGACGGGTGTGGAGATGAACTTGCAGCGTCAGACGCATGGTGGGGAACCCTGGCACGCCTGGTACCGCTACCCCAAAGTGGGTGTAGCCCTGGTGTATTACGACTATCGTAACCCCCGGCTGGGCCAGTCCTACGCGGCTAGTGTCTACATTAATAAAGCTTTTTGGCAGACACGGCGCCAGGAGCTAAGCTTCCGCATCGGGACGGGAATAGGCTATTTCTCCAAGCGGTTCGACCAAGCCACGAACCACAAAAACACCATTATTAGCTCCCGGCTCAACGCTACCCTCCAAACCCGCCTCGAGTATGATGTGGCCCTGAGCGAACAGGTGGGCCTATTGTTGGGGGTGGGCCTCAACCATTATTCCAACGGCGCTACCACCAAACCTAATTTTGGCATCAACCTGCCTACCGTGGTGCTGGGCCTTAATTACCATCAGCAACGGCCCCTGCGCCCCTTGGCTACACCCCCGGCGCCAGCGCCCACCAATATTGGTCGCAACTTTCTGAACCTGAGTGCCTCGCTGGGATGGAAGCAGCGCAATGAAGCCGACTCGCAAAACTACCTGGTAAACTCCGTGACCCTGGCAGTGGGTCGGCGCGTGAACCGCAAAAGCAACCTAACAGCGGGCCTCGAAGGATTTTATGACCGGAGCCTGCGGGCGCAGCTGCGGGATACTGCCCGCACCAGCGTGCGGCTACCTGACGTAAAAAAGGCGGGCGTTTACGTCGGGCATGAACTGCTATTTGGCCGGCTGGCATTCGTGTCACACCTGGGCTTTTACGTATATAACCCCTACAAATCCAACAACTTCTACTACGAGCGGCTCGGGCTAAAATACCATTTCACCGAGCGAGTCTTTGGCAACGTAGACCTGAAGGTACACCGCGGTGCGGCCGACGTTATTGAGTGGCGCCTAGGCATAAAACTCTAG
- a CDS encoding porin family protein, producing the protein MKKTVLFAAALLGVAAVSSSYAQGVRLGLRAGTNYSNLAGNVQNENTYNNKFGFLGGVMLNADITGDGFFSIQPEILYSQKGFENKPTEYTSTILGVGYTEKREGKVNYNYLDVPVLLKVNAGGLVLEAGPQYSYLLSANDETKVTRTRQPNGTPTVAEAENKKDVSGFKRSELGYVAGVGYQADNGLSLNLRYTGAFSDFVKSDNGSYFNGDLANARHSAFQLSLGYLIPSK; encoded by the coding sequence ATGAAAAAGACCGTCTTATTTGCCGCTGCCCTGCTGGGTGTAGCCGCTGTTTCGTCCTCTTACGCGCAAGGTGTTCGTCTGGGCTTGCGCGCCGGCACCAACTACTCCAACCTGGCCGGCAACGTTCAGAACGAGAATACTTACAACAACAAATTTGGCTTTCTGGGCGGCGTTATGCTGAACGCCGATATCACCGGCGACGGCTTCTTCTCCATTCAGCCCGAAATCCTGTACTCACAGAAGGGCTTCGAAAATAAGCCTACGGAATATACCAGCACCATACTGGGGGTAGGCTACACGGAGAAGCGTGAGGGCAAGGTTAACTATAACTACCTCGACGTGCCCGTGCTGCTCAAAGTGAATGCCGGCGGCCTAGTTCTGGAAGCGGGCCCGCAGTACTCCTACCTGCTCAGCGCCAACGATGAAACGAAAGTGACCCGCACGCGCCAGCCCAACGGCACGCCCACGGTAGCCGAAGCGGAAAACAAGAAGGATGTAAGCGGTTTCAAGCGTAGCGAGCTGGGCTACGTGGCCGGCGTGGGCTACCAAGCCGACAATGGCCTGAGCCTGAATCTGCGCTACACCGGCGCCTTCAGCGACTTTGTAAAAAGCGACAATGGCAGCTACTTCAACGGCGACCTGGCCAACGCCCGCCACTCCGCGTTTCAACTCTCGCTCGGCTATCTAATTCCGAGCAAGTAA
- the prmA gene encoding 50S ribosomal protein L11 methyltransferase has protein sequence MDYVEVRVQAPRELSDILVAELAEVGYSTFEDNDEGFCAYIDEDQFSADAVAEVMSRYEGLGELEFSHRIITRQNWNAEWEKNFQPLVIADKVSVRAPFHEARPELEHEIVIMPRMSFGTGHHDTTALMITNQLGIDHQGKRVLDMGCGTGILAVMAVQLGARYVLAVDVEPWTAENAADNAAENNVQDKVEARLGDVTALEGEEPFDIILANINRNVLLEDMGAYAQYLKPGGPILFSGFYEDDLPLIQAAAEKAGFQYENHRTQNHWVSAVFRQPA, from the coding sequence ATGGATTACGTTGAAGTACGCGTACAAGCTCCGCGCGAGCTGTCGGATATTCTGGTGGCTGAATTGGCCGAGGTAGGTTACAGCACCTTCGAAGACAATGACGAAGGCTTTTGTGCCTACATCGACGAAGACCAGTTCTCGGCCGATGCCGTAGCCGAGGTAATGAGCCGGTACGAAGGCCTGGGCGAGCTGGAATTTTCGCACCGCATAATTACCCGCCAGAACTGGAATGCCGAGTGGGAAAAGAACTTTCAGCCCCTAGTCATTGCCGATAAAGTATCGGTGCGGGCACCCTTCCACGAGGCCCGGCCTGAGCTGGAGCACGAAATCGTGATTATGCCGCGCATGTCCTTTGGCACCGGCCACCACGATACCACGGCCCTTATGATTACCAATCAGCTTGGCATTGACCACCAGGGTAAGCGGGTGCTAGATATGGGCTGCGGTACCGGCATTCTGGCCGTAATGGCCGTGCAACTCGGGGCCCGCTACGTGCTGGCCGTAGATGTGGAGCCCTGGACCGCGGAAAACGCCGCCGACAACGCCGCCGAAAACAACGTGCAGGATAAGGTAGAAGCTCGCCTCGGCGACGTAACGGCCCTGGAAGGGGAGGAGCCCTTCGACATTATTCTGGCCAACATCAACCGCAATGTGCTGCTGGAAGACATGGGTGCCTACGCTCAGTACCTGAAACCTGGTGGCCCGATTCTGTTCTCCGGTTTCTACGAAGATGACCTACCCCTGATTCAGGCCGCTGCCGAAAAAGCTGGCTTCCAGTACGAAAACCACCGCACCCAAAATCACTGGGTTTCGGCCGTATTCCGGCAGCCGGCGTAG
- the plsY gene encoding glycerol-3-phosphate 1-O-acyltransferase PlsY, with translation MNLPLVLGLLVAAYLIGSIPTALWVGRAFFGLDIREHGSGNAGATNTFRVLGKKPGSFVMAVDVLKGWLATSLAQVMLNQGAILPDQLLYYQLACGVLAVVGHIYPIWAGFRGGKGVATVLGMMLAIAPATVGVCILVFITVLLISRYVSMSSMTAGIVFALLQLLPQFRPDNSLLLWFGFVLAALLVYTHRANIGRLRAGTESRVPMPWDKK, from the coding sequence ATGAATCTCCCCTTAGTGCTTGGCCTGTTGGTGGCCGCTTACCTTATTGGCTCTATCCCAACGGCGTTGTGGGTCGGCCGCGCGTTTTTTGGGCTGGATATTCGGGAGCATGGTTCTGGCAACGCTGGGGCTACCAATACTTTCCGGGTGCTAGGCAAGAAGCCCGGCTCCTTCGTGATGGCCGTAGATGTGCTCAAAGGCTGGCTGGCTACCTCCCTGGCCCAGGTAATGCTCAACCAGGGCGCCATTCTGCCCGACCAGCTTCTGTATTACCAACTGGCCTGTGGAGTGCTGGCCGTGGTCGGCCATATCTATCCTATTTGGGCGGGTTTCCGGGGCGGTAAGGGCGTAGCCACCGTGCTGGGCATGATGCTGGCCATTGCCCCCGCTACGGTAGGGGTGTGCATCCTGGTGTTCATCACGGTGCTGCTGATTTCGCGCTACGTGTCGATGTCTTCCATGACGGCCGGAATCGTGTTTGCCCTGCTCCAGCTGCTACCCCAGTTCCGCCCCGATAACTCCTTGCTGCTCTGGTTTGGCTTTGTGCTGGCCGCCCTGCTCGTGTACACCCACCGCGCCAACATCGGCCGTCTGCGCGCCGGCACTGAGAGCCGCGTGCCCATGCCGTGGGATAAAAAATAG
- a CDS encoding porin family protein, translating into MKKIFFSLALVAGVGGLVQAQSVQVGVKAGANLATVVGDDASDANESKVGLNAGVAFRFGLDAENQVALQPELLYSVKGTRSQDGKNKSDLTLHSLDIPVLLRLDAKGPFFELGPQIGFLLAVRSELSDGSSSVVGRNKDAYNKVSLGAVAGVGYQFSSGPSVGIRYNRDFSSVYEKIQGTQAQHFNSIFQFQLGYMFGR; encoded by the coding sequence ATGAAAAAGATTTTCTTTTCCCTGGCCCTGGTTGCCGGTGTTGGTGGCTTAGTGCAAGCGCAGTCTGTGCAGGTAGGCGTTAAGGCCGGCGCTAATCTGGCTACCGTTGTCGGCGACGATGCTAGCGACGCCAATGAAAGCAAAGTAGGGCTCAATGCCGGCGTGGCTTTCCGATTTGGACTTGATGCGGAAAATCAAGTGGCCCTTCAGCCGGAGTTGTTATACTCCGTAAAAGGCACTCGCTCGCAAGACGGAAAGAACAAGTCCGACTTAACCCTGCACTCCCTCGATATTCCGGTGCTCCTTCGCCTTGATGCCAAAGGCCCTTTCTTCGAATTGGGCCCGCAGATAGGGTTTTTACTAGCTGTCAGAAGTGAGTTGAGCGACGGATCTTCCTCAGTTGTCGGTCGGAACAAAGACGCGTATAACAAAGTAAGCCTTGGTGCCGTGGCCGGGGTAGGCTACCAGTTCAGCAGCGGACCGAGCGTTGGCATCCGCTATAATCGGGACTTTAGCTCTGTGTATGAGAAAATACAGGGCACCCAAGCGCAGCATTTCAACTCTATATTTCAGTTTCAACTAGGCTATATGTTTGGCCGTTAG